In Lathyrus oleraceus cultivar Zhongwan6 chromosome 2, CAAS_Psat_ZW6_1.0, whole genome shotgun sequence, the DNA window TGATGGAGTATCTCAGGGCTGATCCGGGGGAGACAATGGCGGAGTTAGATTAGACCAGGGGTGCTCATGCTAGATTTTTATACCTAAAGAAGGTATATGATGATGCAGTCCTGAGTCCACAATAGGCTGATGGTGATGATGAGCAGGTGGCGCTCCACAGATCACATGCAATTTTTGAGAGCATACCTAGTTTATTTGGCTGACACTGCAATTTTTGTGGACAAGAGTGCCACCTATGCATACGTCCTCTACCTACATTACTTCATGGATTTCGAGCGGATCCATGAGTATAACTAGGGGACGACTTGTTTGGTCTACTTGTATTCAAAGCTGAGAGAGGGCTGCATATGGAAGAATAAGCAATTCATAGGCAGCGTCACACTACTTAGGGTAATACTTAATTGtctttgaatgtttctttattattttcatttcatctttgcAAAGCCATTACTGATGATTCGTGTGTTCCAAACTTTTTATTTCAGGCTTGGATCCTCCAACACTTCCCGCGCATCTCTGGCTGAGCGAGTGTACCTGATTACGCTAAGGACATGCCCTGTGCTACTTCTTTTATCCCGCTCAGAGGGAACCAGGAGGTCGAGCCTTACAAAGTCTATCTTGACCATTTGGTTGCTGAGGACATACACTTCAACAATTATATTGATCACCGTGAGACACAACCTTTTGAAGAGATAATGTTATACTTTGGATGGTTGGCCCGCTGACCGCGTCTCATTGCTCCTCATCTGCTTGGGCGCGTCATGCGGAAGTTCGGTTACACTCAGACCATTCTCAGACACCATGATGTCTATGCTCTTCCTGCCTTGACACGTAGGTAGATAAAAGACATGTTTAATGATTATGAGAGTCACGTAGTACTAGAGGAGGCACGAGCTACCATAGTTGAGAACCACTGGAGCTACGTCGAAGGGTACATCAAATGATTCTTCAGGGTTTCACTTTCGTACATGGTGCATGCTGCTCCAGAAGATCCGCTGAGACCAGCTCATCAGAAGATACTAGAGGAGGAGCAAACACAACTAGATCATGTTGAGGATGTCTTGCCTAGGCGTCGTCGCATTATGGAGATTGTGCAGGCAGACATTGACAGAGGTATCTTGTCTGATGAGTCTGATGTGGGGCAAATCCTAAATGTCATCATGACGGAGGCACATAGGGCATTAATCTACCGGACAACACCGGAGGATGGGGAAGATTGATGCCCGAGGAGGCAGAGCTGATAGAGGAGGTAGAGGATAAGTAGTTAGACATACATAATAGTGTCTTAGTATATATTAGTAGTACTATgatttgtattttattttgacgGTGTCGGTACTTTATTGGTCTCGATTGTATGATATTTTTGACATTTATTGATATTTTATTTATGTATGGCATTTTTTGATCATATGAAATTATGTACGTAGATTTTTGGTTTTCGATTGTATGAAATGCTTTAAATCTTCATTTGAATACAGATAAACAAAATATAatatgaaagaccaatttctaAGACGTTACGAAGATGTATCTTTGGAATATTTGCAGAGATGCATCTCCGCGAATTCAAGTGTATAATGGCTTATGAGTGGAATGTATTGAATAGTACATTAAAAAAAATCCTCTTTTAAAATCTTATGGACAATCCATAACAAACACTATAATGATGCATTCAAATATAAGAGTTTTTATATTTAATAATGgattaaaaaattaaaatataagtAAAAGCTAACTAATTTCACtttataaatattattttgaCTCCATTAAGAAAATGAAATTAATCATTTTTTCATAAATATATAAATGAATATGAGATTCAAATTCCATATCAGCTTACAAAACCCAATCACCTCATAACACCAACTACaattctttctattttttaatcaaaataaacagaAAGTAAAAATGAAAAACACCAATCATAGAGCTCTATTAATAAATTTGGCAGAGTAGGAAACACAAGAGAACATGAAGCAAAAAAAAAACTTTTCTCACAACAGTTTCTGAAATTATCAACATTTATCAATtcatcaaaaaaaaaatcataaaccTTTAACTCCCACTTGCATTATCTCTTTCCCAAACACGATCAATTAAAATATAGTTCTTCTACTTTACAATATTCTCTAGTATTATTAAACTACATTATCATCAAATAATGTAATTTAGGACTTAAAAAGAGAGAAAACGCTACGACACTGTTTGTTTCTACGCAACCTTTCAACAATTTCAATTGTCCCTTCTAATGCTACCATACCCATCATCCTTTTTTCATTGTAGATTCTTCTATCACGTAAGTTCTTCCTTTCCCCTCTTTCTACTCATTGATTGTTACTACCCATGTGATAAAAATCCGTTCTTTATTACCGGATCCCCATGATGATGATTATTGatttttttagaaattaattaTTTGAATCAGTTTTTTTGTTGATTATTTGAAACCCCTTTTGATCTGTTTGACGGGCTTGTTTAAATCTGCATTGTAGTTGAAATTTGATAGTTTGAATATTTTTGTTACTATATAAATACGTTTAATgattgtttttgtttttatgctTTATCAGAGTGATCTATGCTTGGTGATGATGGTTGCTGGATTCATATTGAGGTGTTAGTGTTAGTTGCTTTGAGCTGTGTTGTGTATGATCTGTTCTTTATCTCATGCTGGATTCATATTTGATAGAGAATTGTACTAGTTTGAAAAGTAGTGTTGTTTGTTGGAGAAAGAGATTGATTGATTGATTAATTAGGGATTTGATTAATCAGGATGGATTTCCAGAATAATATGCAGCCCGAATTGGGAAAATTGGAACAGATTGTTTATCAATTTCTTTTAAAGTCTTTACACATAATTTTGGAGTCAAGGGTACCGTTGTTACGCCAACACGATAGAAGCGGTGACCTATCGACGGCTTCTCGTGCGAGGAGGAGTGACAAATGGTTTAATTTCGCCTTAGGTGATAGACCATCTGCTCTTGATAACTTGAACTTCTGGCATAGGAATTTGATGGATCCGATGATAATTGATATTATACTAGTTCATGAAGAGAATGGTTGCTCGGTTGAGACGATAATAGAGAGGTGGAATGTTCAATATGAATGTCTGAGAAATTTGTCTCCTCAAACTGGTGACACTACTCTCTCTTTCAAGAAAACGTACCAGAAATCGATTATACTGTTTCGCGCTCTTTATTCTCAAATGCGGCATCTCCCAACTCATAAGATTTTTAAGCAACTAAGTGCACCGAGTCGCACTTGTAATTTTGATATTGTTTATAAGGTTTCTTCCTTTAGTGATCCGTTTTCTAGGGAAGAAGGAGCGATGATGGGAGAATATATTTTCACGCCTGTTGACGCGCTTCCGGGTCGCCTTAACGTATCTGTGACTTACCGTACTATATTATCTGATTTCAACCTCGAGTGTTCAACATCATTACCAACAAAAATAATCACAGATTATGTTGGAAGTCCGAATACCGATCCTTTGAGGTATTTCCCTTCTTCAGGAAAGGGTGTTCGTGCACCTCAGTCTTCTATGCCACTTGATCGTCCTCATAGCTGGACGCCTGGATTTCATAAAGCAGCGCCTTTTGTACCGAATCATCAGTATGTTGGACCGCAACTGGTGCATCATGGTTCTCTCAAGCCATATAATTTTCCGTCTTCACCTATTGATAATTTCAATGTCAGATATCATAACAATCGAATACAAAGCCAGTCAAGGTCTCCGAGTTATGATGAGTATCCGCTTTCTCCTCCATTCTCATCCTCACCGTCTCCATCACCACCTATTCATATTGGCAATACAATGCATACCCGAATGCGCTCTGAAACAGCTCCTGTGACTATACCTCATCCAATAATAAGCAGAAGCTCTAGAAATCTTTCTCCTAGTTTTTCAGATCCTAATAGAAACTCCCTGCCACCTTTATCTCCTAGAAGGAACGATACATCGTCACACGAGTCTCCATCAGGAATCAGGTCATTCCGGAGAATAGAATCTCTAAAAATCGGTCAAAAGGTAACCTTAGTTGGTCCTTCACTTCCACTCCTTATGTTTAAACCAAATGTAGCTTGTTTATCTGTTAGATATGATATAAGCATTTTCATTTGCTTTGTAGATTGTACGAGATAGCAAGGATGATTCAGGGCGGTTCTCAGGGTTGTTATCGTCAAGTGACTCACCACGTGTTGGAGTTTCTACAACCTCAAGTAGATTATCTTCTCAGGATGACTTGGACGATGGTGACTTTTCGTGTGCTTTTGATGTTGATGATGTGGACCCTCCAGATGTTCTGTCGAGGTACTTTGATACACTTCACCGTTCACAATTGAAGTTATTGTGCAATATTTTCCGAATATTCTAACAATCAAAATTATTTTATGGTACTTGAATTCATCTCTAAAAGCAAAGTTTGTCATAGCCACTCACTAAGTGAGTGGTTACAAGAGCTTATATGGATTTATCTTATAACATATGTTCTTGTTTGAG includes these proteins:
- the LOC127118595 gene encoding autophagy-related protein 13a — encoded protein: MDFQNNMQPELGKLEQIVYQFLLKSLHIILESRVPLLRQHDRSGDLSTASRARRSDKWFNFALGDRPSALDNLNFWHRNLMDPMIIDIILVHEENGCSVETIIERWNVQYECLRNLSPQTGDTTLSFKKTYQKSIILFRALYSQMRHLPTHKIFKQLSAPSRTCNFDIVYKVSSFSDPFSREEGAMMGEYIFTPVDALPGRLNVSVTYRTILSDFNLECSTSLPTKIITDYVGSPNTDPLRYFPSSGKGVRAPQSSMPLDRPHSWTPGFHKAAPFVPNHQYVGPQLVHHGSLKPYNFPSSPIDNFNVRYHNNRIQSQSRSPSYDEYPLSPPFSSSPSPSPPIHIGNTMHTRMRSETAPVTIPHPIISRSSRNLSPSFSDPNRNSLPPLSPRRNDTSSHESPSGIRSFRRIESLKIGQKIVRDSKDDSGRFSGLLSSSDSPRVGVSTTSSRLSSQDDLDDGDFSCAFDVDDVDPPDVLSSHNVDGKSALGSPSTSLPTGRKSQDAAVGVLVQMLRTAPPLRQDSSCYSSHSLKAELDRGVAADSGFFVPRKTTDALEELRSYREMRDLLVSKSGARILK